A single window of Paenibacillus sp. FSL H8-0537 DNA harbors:
- a CDS encoding phosphoglycerate kinase has product MAKKSVRDVEVAGKRVFVRVDFNVPLEDGKITDDKRIRETLPTINFLIEKGAKVILASHLGRPNGEVVEELRHTASAARLSELLGKPVVKADESIGENVKAQIAALNAGDVLLLENVRFHAGEEKNDAELAKAFAELADLYVNDAFGAAHRAHASTEGIAHHLPAVSGLLMERELDVLGKALNNPERPFTAIVGGSKVKDKIDVINKMIEIADNIIIGGGLSYTFFKAQGHEIGKSLVDNSKLDLALEFIEKAKKLGKNFLIPVDIVVADDFSKNANTQIVEVDGIPAEWEGIDIGPKTREIYAEAIKNSKLVVWNGPMGVFEIEPFSHGTQAVAKACAETAGYTVIGGGDSAAAAEKFGLADKMDHISTGGGASLEFMEGKVLPGVEALNDK; this is encoded by the coding sequence ATGGCTAAAAAAAGTGTTCGTGACGTAGAAGTAGCAGGCAAACGGGTATTCGTACGCGTCGATTTCAATGTACCGCTCGAAGATGGTAAAATTACCGATGACAAGCGTATCCGTGAGACGCTTCCTACGATTAACTTCTTGATCGAAAAAGGCGCGAAAGTTATTTTGGCAAGCCACTTGGGCCGCCCGAACGGTGAAGTTGTAGAAGAGCTTCGCCACACTGCATCGGCAGCGCGTCTGTCTGAGCTGCTTGGCAAACCGGTAGTAAAAGCAGATGAGTCGATCGGTGAAAATGTTAAAGCGCAAATCGCGGCTTTGAATGCTGGCGATGTATTGCTGCTTGAAAACGTTCGTTTCCATGCGGGCGAAGAGAAAAATGATGCTGAGCTGGCGAAAGCTTTCGCTGAGCTTGCTGATCTTTACGTAAATGACGCTTTCGGCGCTGCACACCGTGCTCACGCTTCGACTGAAGGCATTGCGCACCACCTGCCGGCTGTTTCCGGTCTATTGATGGAGAGAGAGCTTGATGTTCTTGGCAAAGCGCTGAACAACCCTGAGCGTCCTTTCACAGCTATCGTAGGCGGTTCGAAGGTTAAGGATAAAATTGACGTTATCAACAAAATGATTGAAATTGCTGACAACATCATTATCGGTGGCGGCTTGTCCTACACGTTCTTCAAAGCACAAGGCCATGAAATCGGCAAATCGCTGGTTGATAACTCGAAGCTTGATCTGGCGCTTGAGTTCATCGAGAAAGCTAAAAAGCTCGGCAAAAACTTCCTCATTCCAGTTGATATCGTTGTCGCTGATGATTTCAGCAAAAACGCCAACACGCAAATCGTTGAAGTTGACGGCATTCCAGCTGAGTGGGAAGGCATTGACATCGGTCCTAAGACGCGTGAAATCTACGCTGAAGCGATCAAAAACTCCAAGCTAGTTGTTTGGAACGGACCTATGGGCGTATTCGAAATCGAGCCTTTCTCCCATGGTACACAAGCGGTAGCGAAAGCATGTGCAGAAACAGCTGGCTACACCGTTATCGGTGGCGGCGATTCAGCTGCAGCGGCTGAGAAATTCGGTCTTGCTGACAAAATGGACCACATTTCCACTGGCGGCGGCGCTTCCCTGGAATTCATGGAAGGCAAAGTATTGCCGGGCGTTGAAGCACTTAACGATAAATAA
- the gpmI gene encoding 2,3-bisphosphoglycerate-independent phosphoglycerate mutase — protein sequence MAAPVALIILDGFGLRDDVTGNAVAQAKKPNYDRYWSTYPHTQLTASGEAVGLPDGQMGNSEVGHLNIGAGRIVYQDLTRISKSIRDGEFFDNETLLGAVRHAKANSKKLHLYGLLSDGGVHSHIAHLFALLDLAKKEGLEEVYIHAFLDGRDVAPDSAKGYMEQLIAKIEEVGVGKIATVQGRYYAMDRDKRWERVEKSYRAMVYGEGPQYTDPLKAIVESYEKSVYDEFVMPTVIVGEDGKPVGLVESEDAVIFFNFRPDRAIQLGQVFTNADFRGFERGEHAPKNLYFVCLTLFSETIDGFVAYSPKNLDNTLGEVLVQNGKKQLRIAETEKYPHVTFFFSGGRDHELPGETRVLINSPKVATYDLQPEMSAYEVAAAAVSEIEADKHDAIILNFANPDMVGHSGMLEPTIKAVEATDACLGQVVEAVLAKGGVCIITADHGNADMVFDANGRPFTAHTTNPVPCIVTVAGATLREGGILADLAPTVLDLMQLSKPAEMTGISLIQK from the coding sequence ATGGCTGCTCCAGTTGCATTAATTATTCTTGATGGCTTTGGTCTGCGCGATGACGTTACAGGCAATGCAGTTGCCCAAGCGAAAAAGCCGAACTACGACCGTTACTGGTCGACTTACCCTCATACGCAGCTGACAGCGAGCGGTGAAGCGGTAGGCTTGCCAGATGGACAAATGGGCAACTCCGAGGTTGGACACTTGAACATCGGAGCAGGCCGCATCGTCTATCAGGATTTGACTCGCATCAGCAAGTCGATCCGCGACGGCGAGTTTTTCGACAATGAAACACTGCTTGGCGCTGTGCGCCATGCAAAAGCAAATAGCAAGAAGCTTCACTTATACGGCCTGCTGTCTGATGGCGGCGTACACAGCCACATTGCGCATTTGTTTGCTCTGCTTGACCTGGCAAAAAAGGAAGGCCTGGAAGAGGTCTATATCCATGCATTCCTTGATGGCCGCGACGTTGCCCCGGATAGCGCAAAAGGCTACATGGAGCAGTTAATCGCGAAGATCGAAGAGGTAGGCGTAGGCAAAATTGCTACGGTACAAGGACGTTATTATGCGATGGATCGCGACAAACGCTGGGAGCGGGTAGAGAAGTCATACCGCGCTATGGTGTATGGCGAAGGTCCACAATATACGGACCCTCTTAAGGCGATAGTTGAATCGTACGAGAAATCCGTTTATGATGAGTTTGTTATGCCAACGGTTATCGTAGGTGAGGATGGCAAACCGGTAGGTCTCGTCGAGTCGGAGGATGCGGTTATTTTCTTCAACTTCCGTCCAGACCGTGCGATTCAACTGGGACAAGTGTTTACGAACGCAGATTTCCGCGGTTTTGAACGTGGGGAGCATGCTCCGAAAAATTTGTATTTCGTATGCTTGACGCTATTCAGCGAAACGATTGACGGTTTTGTGGCCTATTCGCCGAAAAATCTCGATAATACGCTTGGTGAAGTGCTTGTGCAAAACGGCAAGAAGCAGCTTCGCATTGCGGAAACTGAGAAGTACCCGCATGTTACGTTCTTCTTTAGCGGTGGTCGTGATCATGAACTTCCGGGCGAGACTCGCGTTCTGATCAATTCGCCTAAAGTTGCAACGTATGATCTTCAGCCGGAAATGAGCGCTTATGAGGTGGCAGCAGCTGCGGTCAGCGAGATTGAAGCAGACAAGCATGATGCAATTATCTTGAATTTTGCCAATCCGGATATGGTGGGTCACTCCGGCATGCTGGAGCCGACAATCAAAGCGGTAGAAGCAACGGATGCATGCTTGGGTCAAGTCGTTGAGGCGGTGCTTGCTAAAGGCGGCGTATGTATTATTACAGCTGACCATGGTAATGCCGATATGGTATTTGATGCAAACGGACGTCCGTTCACGGCGCACACAACCAACCCAGTGCCTTGCATTGTGACGGTTGCTGGAGCAACGCTGCGTGAAGGCGGAATTTTGGCAGACCTTGCACCTACGGTGCTTGATCTGATGCAGCTTTCCAAGCCGGCAGAGATGACGGGCATTTCCCTGATTCAGAAGTAA
- the whiA gene encoding DNA-binding protein WhiA, translating to MSFAAQTKKELTLIEADSCCELAELSALIRMNGSVSLSSRKVILDISTENAAIARRIYSLVKRHFEVHTELLVRKKMRLKKNNVYIVRIPTMVQSILSKLHIVSEGFVFNSGIDKTMIKKSCCKRSYLRGAFLAGGSVNNPEGSSYHLEISSMYEEYCGSLVELANKFELNARCIERKKGFIFYIKEGEKIIELLNIIGAHQALFKFEDVRIMRDMRNSVNRIVNCETANLNKTIGASVRQIDNIKLLDRELGLENLPDKLKEVAEIRLQHPDLNLKEVGELLKGSVSKSGVNHRLRKIDELAEKIRNG from the coding sequence ATGTCGTTTGCGGCACAAACAAAAAAGGAACTTACGCTTATTGAAGCGGATTCCTGCTGTGAGCTTGCAGAGCTTTCCGCGCTCATTCGGATGAATGGTTCTGTCAGCTTATCCAGCCGCAAAGTCATTTTGGACATCTCAACAGAAAATGCTGCAATAGCCCGTCGTATTTATTCTCTGGTCAAAAGGCACTTTGAGGTACACACCGAGCTGTTGGTTCGGAAAAAAATGCGGCTGAAAAAGAACAATGTGTATATCGTACGTATTCCAACAATGGTACAATCTATATTAAGCAAGCTTCATATCGTATCTGAGGGTTTCGTGTTCAACTCCGGAATTGATAAGACGATGATTAAGAAGTCTTGCTGCAAACGTTCATATTTGCGTGGTGCTTTCCTTGCTGGAGGTTCAGTGAATAACCCTGAGGGTTCCTCGTACCATTTGGAAATCTCTTCAATGTATGAGGAGTATTGCGGCTCATTAGTGGAGCTGGCCAATAAGTTCGAGCTGAATGCCCGCTGCATCGAGCGGAAGAAAGGCTTTATTTTTTACATTAAGGAAGGCGAGAAAATTATTGAGCTGCTGAACATTATTGGCGCTCATCAGGCGCTGTTTAAATTCGAGGATGTGCGAATTATGCGCGACATGCGCAATTCCGTCAATCGAATCGTCAATTGCGAGACAGCGAACCTGAACAAGACCATCGGCGCGTCCGTGCGGCAGATTGATAATATTAAACTGCTGGACCGCGAGCTAGGCCTTGAAAATTTGCCGGATAAGCTCAAGGAAGTCGCTGAAATTCGCCTGCAGCATCCCGATCTGAACTTGAAGGAAGTTGGAGAACTGCTCAAAGGGTCAGTGAGCAAGTCAGGCGTAAACCACAGGCTTCGCAAAATTGACGAACTTGCTGAAAAAATACGCAACGGCTAA
- a CDS encoding YvcK family protein gives MQNRHKIGAPPKIVVIGGGTGLSVMLRGLKEKPMDITAIVTVADDGGSSGVLRNELQIPPPGDVRNVLMALADTEPLLAEVLQYRFNSGTGLAGHSLGNLMLAAMADITGDFVTGVRELSRVLAVRGRVLPAAAQAIVLKAEMADGSIVIGESMIPKAGQAIKRVFIDTENAHALPEAVKAIEQADAILIGPGSLYTSIMPNLIVPMLAQAITESCAVKLFVCNVMTQPGETDNYTVSDHMNAIEAHIGLQLFDYVIVNNGEISPQVEAKYAEMGAKPVAIDLEAIRSKGCEVIEDRFVLFQTFLRHDAERLSHHIYKLVENWMIRKR, from the coding sequence ATGCAGAACAGGCACAAAATAGGAGCTCCTCCCAAGATCGTGGTCATTGGCGGAGGCACAGGATTATCCGTTATGCTGCGCGGGCTTAAGGAAAAGCCTATGGATATTACAGCCATCGTCACGGTTGCTGATGATGGGGGCAGCTCTGGCGTGCTTCGCAATGAGCTGCAAATTCCGCCTCCAGGCGATGTTCGCAATGTGCTGATGGCACTTGCCGACACCGAGCCGCTGCTCGCAGAGGTGCTGCAATACCGATTTAATTCAGGTACAGGACTAGCGGGGCATAGCCTCGGCAATTTAATGCTGGCTGCTATGGCTGACATCACAGGCGATTTTGTGACGGGCGTACGCGAGCTGAGCAGGGTACTGGCGGTACGCGGACGGGTTTTGCCCGCCGCAGCCCAGGCCATTGTGCTTAAGGCGGAAATGGCCGATGGCTCGATCGTCATTGGCGAGTCGATGATTCCAAAGGCGGGCCAAGCGATTAAACGTGTATTCATTGATACGGAGAATGCGCACGCGCTGCCGGAAGCGGTCAAAGCGATTGAGCAAGCAGATGCTATCTTAATTGGGCCGGGAAGCTTGTACACGAGTATTATGCCGAATTTGATTGTTCCGATGCTTGCTCAAGCGATTACGGAATCTTGCGCCGTCAAGCTGTTTGTATGCAATGTGATGACGCAGCCGGGTGAGACGGACAATTATACGGTATCGGATCATATGAATGCGATTGAGGCCCATATCGGCCTGCAATTATTCGATTATGTCATTGTGAACAATGGTGAAATTTCACCGCAAGTGGAAGCCAAATACGCAGAGATGGGCGCGAAGCCCGTCGCTATTGATTTGGAAGCTATTCGCAGCAAGGGCTGCGAGGTTATTGAGGATCGTTTTGTTTTATTCCAGACGTTTCTAAGGCATGATGCCGAGCGTCTAAGCCATCATATTTATAAGCTAGTGGAAAACTGGATGATTAGAAAGAGGTGA
- a CDS encoding HPr family phosphocarrier protein codes for MTRLPVVVRLKTGLHARPAALFVQEANKFSSEVFVEKDDKKVNAKSIMGIMSLAISSGTEVFISAEGSDAEQAVNALAALVSKEELENQ; via the coding sequence ATGACAAGGCTTCCGGTTGTCGTTCGACTAAAAACAGGTCTTCATGCAAGACCTGCAGCATTATTCGTACAAGAAGCTAATAAATTTTCATCAGAAGTATTCGTCGAGAAAGACGACAAGAAAGTGAATGCCAAATCGATTATGGGAATTATGAGCTTGGCAATCAGTTCGGGCACTGAAGTTTTCATAAGTGCGGAAGGTTCGGACGCAGAACAGGCTGTAAACGCTTTAGCTGCATTGGTAAGCAAGGAAGAGCTCGAGAACCAATAA
- a CDS encoding sugar-binding domain-containing protein → MRQMIELQQQLLPDLLDVMRKRYRILHQVMLSDLIGRRTLATTLGMTERVLRAETDFLKSQGLLEIHASGMRISEPGKELLEQFEPFVQTIFGLSELEEKIRSYFGLSQVVVVAGDSDVSAQTKRELGRAGGQVLRKAMEQGDVIAVTGGTTTAQVANQLSAVAPLKTNWFVPARGGLGESVDYQANTIASTMAKRTGANYRLLHVPDHLGEEAYAPIMQEPNIQDIIEVIRRARIVVHGIGDAMVMARRRKLDEATMQGIEAEGALAEAYGFYFDRSGQVVHKMPTVGLRLEDIVKTEVVIGVAGGKSKGEAIAAVMRFGHNDVLVTDEAAALEIIAIIEGSAP, encoded by the coding sequence ATGCGCCAGATGATTGAATTGCAGCAGCAGCTTCTGCCAGATTTGCTCGACGTGATGAGGAAGCGCTATAGGATACTGCACCAGGTTATGCTCTCTGATCTAATCGGCCGCAGAACGCTTGCGACAACGCTCGGTATGACGGAGAGGGTGCTGCGAGCAGAAACGGACTTTCTAAAGTCACAGGGCTTGCTTGAAATTCATGCCTCTGGCATGAGGATCAGTGAACCCGGCAAAGAACTGCTGGAACAGTTTGAGCCTTTTGTGCAGACGATTTTCGGCTTGTCGGAGCTTGAGGAGAAGATCAGAAGTTATTTTGGGCTGAGCCAGGTTGTCGTTGTGGCCGGCGATTCTGATGTATCCGCACAGACGAAGCGGGAACTCGGCAGAGCAGGAGGACAGGTACTGCGCAAAGCGATGGAGCAAGGCGACGTTATTGCCGTTACAGGCGGTACGACGACTGCTCAGGTGGCAAATCAGCTTTCGGCCGTGGCGCCGCTTAAAACCAATTGGTTCGTGCCTGCAAGAGGCGGACTTGGCGAAAGCGTCGATTATCAGGCGAATACGATTGCTTCCACCATGGCGAAGCGGACAGGTGCCAATTATCGGTTGCTTCACGTTCCTGATCATCTTGGAGAGGAAGCTTATGCTCCCATTATGCAGGAACCGAATATCCAGGACATTATAGAAGTGATCCGCAGGGCGCGTATTGTCGTGCACGGCATCGGAGACGCTATGGTGATGGCTCGGCGCAGGAAGCTTGATGAGGCGACGATGCAGGGTATTGAAGCGGAGGGGGCACTTGCGGAAGCATACGGTTTTTATTTTGATCGGAGCGGGCAAGTGGTTCACAAGATGCCGACGGTAGGACTACGGCTCGAGGATATTGTTAAGACTGAAGTTGTTATCGGGGTAGCCGGAGGCAAAAGCAAAGGCGAAGCGATCGCAGCAGTTATGCGCTTTGGACACAATGATGTTTTAGTTACTGATGAGGCTGCCGCATTAGAAATAATTGCAATTATTGAAGGCTCAGCACCATAA
- a CDS encoding sugar phosphate isomerase/epimerase — protein MDKQVLSLQMYSLRDITESDLLGSLDKVAEIGYKAVEFGGYFHAPARRLKERLDSLGLVAPSAHVPLNFENSKKIPSDFEKQVEYANELGLKYMVVPWVPVPEVPKMDDIKYLAEILERCAWQTKQQGIKLCLHNHDADWKKVEGKPLYVHLLELVPEDLMEAELDLGWIYMAGYDPAEYVRYYSDRLPLVHFKDFQVGRKDTELGRGDVGYSELYEVVKQSGVKYIIIEQQQFTETSLKSAELSFHFMQRLMQNPQPAKG, from the coding sequence ATGGATAAACAAGTGCTGAGCCTGCAAATGTACTCATTGCGGGATATTACAGAAAGCGATCTATTGGGATCGCTGGACAAGGTAGCTGAGATCGGCTATAAGGCTGTCGAATTCGGGGGCTATTTTCACGCACCGGCAAGAAGACTGAAAGAACGTTTGGATTCACTGGGGCTTGTGGCGCCGTCCGCCCATGTTCCGCTTAATTTTGAAAATTCGAAAAAAATCCCTTCAGACTTCGAGAAGCAGGTAGAATATGCGAATGAGCTGGGGCTGAAATATATGGTCGTGCCATGGGTTCCTGTGCCAGAAGTGCCGAAAATGGACGATATAAAATATTTGGCAGAAATTTTGGAGCGATGCGCTTGGCAAACGAAGCAGCAGGGCATTAAGCTATGCCTGCATAACCACGATGCGGATTGGAAAAAGGTTGAAGGCAAGCCGCTATATGTCCACCTGCTGGAGCTTGTGCCCGAAGACCTTATGGAAGCAGAGCTGGATTTAGGCTGGATTTATATGGCGGGTTATGATCCTGCTGAATACGTGAGGTATTATTCAGATCGGCTGCCGCTTGTCCATTTTAAAGATTTTCAGGTGGGGCGCAAGGATACGGAGCTTGGGAGAGGGGATGTGGGCTACTCCGAGCTGTATGAGGTGGTTAAGCAATCGGGAGTAAAATATATCATTATCGAGCAGCAGCAGTTTACGGAAACTTCGCTGAAAAGCGCAGAGCTGAGCTTTCATTTTATGCAAAGGCTTATGCAAAATCCGCAGCCAGCAAAAGGGTAG
- the eno gene encoding phosphopyruvate hydratase: protein MSIIVDVYAREVLDSRGNPTVEVEVSLESGGQGRAIVPSGASTGAYEAVELRDGDKGRYLGKGVEKAVDNVNTIIAPEIIGLDALDQVAIDRKMIELDGTPNKAKLGANAILAVSMAVARAAADALNVSLYTYLGGFNAKVLPVPMMNIINGGEHADNNIDVQEFMVLPVGAPTFKEALRIGAEIFHSLKSVLKNKGLNTAVGDEGGFAPNLGSNEEAITTIISAIESAGYKPGVDVFLGMDVASTEFFKDGKYHLEGEGKSFTPAEFVDLLASWVDKYPIITIEDGCSEDDWDGWKLLTEKLGGKVQLVGDDLFVTNTERLSDGIEKGVGNSILVKVNQIGSLTETFDAIEMAKRAGYTAVISHRSGESEDSTIADIAVATNAGQIKTGAPSRTDRVAKYNQLLRIEDQLGATAQYAGKSAFYNLKNFK, encoded by the coding sequence ATGTCTATTATCGTTGACGTATATGCACGCGAAGTATTGGATTCCCGCGGTAATCCAACAGTAGAAGTAGAAGTATCCCTAGAATCCGGTGGCCAAGGCCGCGCTATCGTTCCATCCGGCGCATCCACTGGCGCATACGAAGCTGTTGAGCTTCGTGATGGCGACAAAGGCCGTTACCTTGGTAAAGGCGTAGAAAAAGCAGTAGATAACGTTAACACGATTATCGCTCCTGAAATCATTGGTCTGGACGCTCTTGATCAAGTAGCTATCGACCGCAAAATGATCGAGCTTGACGGTACGCCGAACAAAGCTAAGCTGGGCGCTAATGCGATTCTTGCTGTATCGATGGCTGTAGCTCGCGCTGCTGCTGATGCACTGAACGTATCCCTGTACACTTACCTGGGCGGATTCAACGCTAAAGTTCTGCCAGTTCCAATGATGAACATCATCAATGGCGGCGAGCACGCGGACAACAACATCGACGTACAAGAGTTCATGGTTCTGCCAGTTGGCGCTCCAACGTTCAAAGAAGCTCTTCGTATCGGCGCTGAGATTTTCCACAGCCTGAAATCGGTTCTGAAAAACAAAGGCCTGAACACAGCTGTAGGCGACGAAGGCGGCTTTGCTCCTAACCTTGGTTCGAACGAAGAAGCAATCACTACAATTATCTCCGCTATCGAGAGCGCAGGCTACAAGCCAGGCGTTGATGTATTCCTTGGTATGGACGTAGCTTCGACTGAATTCTTCAAAGATGGCAAATACCACCTGGAAGGCGAAGGCAAATCCTTCACGCCTGCTGAATTCGTTGACCTGCTTGCTTCATGGGTTGATAAATACCCAATCATCACAATCGAAGACGGTTGCTCCGAGGACGATTGGGATGGCTGGAAATTGCTTACTGAAAAATTGGGCGGTAAAGTTCAACTTGTTGGTGACGATCTGTTCGTTACAAACACAGAGCGTCTGTCCGATGGTATTGAAAAAGGCGTGGGCAACTCGATCTTGGTTAAAGTTAACCAAATCGGTTCCCTTACTGAAACTTTCGACGCAATTGAAATGGCGAAACGCGCTGGTTACACGGCGGTTATTTCCCACCGTTCCGGCGAAAGCGAAGACAGCACAATCGCTGACATCGCAGTTGCAACAAACGCTGGTCAAATCAAAACAGGTGCTCCATCCCGTACGGACCGCGTAGCGAAGTACAACCAATTGCTTCGCATCGAAGACCAACTGGGTGCTACAGCTCAATACGCTGGTAAATCCGCATTCTACAACCTTAAAAACTTCAAATAA
- the secG gene encoding preprotein translocase subunit SecG, whose amino-acid sequence MDIALKILLVIFSVGLIAVVLLQKGKSAGLSGAISGGAEHLFGKQKARGLDLFLQRLTIALAVGFFVLSLVVAYVVQQ is encoded by the coding sequence ATGGATATAGCTTTGAAAATACTACTGGTTATTTTTTCGGTTGGCCTAATTGCTGTCGTATTGCTGCAAAAAGGTAAAAGCGCGGGATTGTCCGGAGCCATCAGTGGTGGCGCTGAGCATTTGTTCGGCAAACAGAAAGCGCGTGGTTTGGACTTGTTCCTGCAGCGTTTGACGATTGCACTGGCTGTTGGATTTTTCGTCCTGTCGCTCGTTGTTGCTTACGTCGTACAACAGTAA
- the tpiA gene encoding triose-phosphate isomerase, with protein MSRKPIIAGNWKMFKTVSEAASFFADVKGKAEVDGVESVICAPFTALPSLVEAAKGTTIAIGAQNLHFEDNGAFTGEISGVMLKDLGVKYVIIGHSERRAYFAETDEIVGKKVHAAFKHDLTPIVCVGEKLEEREAGETKNVCNVQTVAAFQGLSAAQAAEVVVAYEPIWAIGTGKSSTSEDAQDVIGYIRSVIAGLYDDATAAAVRIQYGGSVKPNNVAEYMGQQDIDGALVGGASLEPASYIALIEGAK; from the coding sequence ATGAGCAGAAAACCAATTATTGCAGGCAACTGGAAAATGTTCAAAACCGTTTCTGAAGCAGCTTCCTTCTTCGCAGATGTGAAAGGCAAAGCAGAGGTTGATGGCGTAGAGAGCGTTATCTGCGCGCCATTCACAGCACTTCCTTCCCTTGTTGAAGCAGCTAAAGGAACGACTATCGCGATTGGCGCACAAAATCTTCATTTCGAAGACAATGGCGCATTCACAGGTGAAATCAGCGGCGTAATGCTGAAAGACCTGGGCGTAAAATATGTTATTATCGGCCACTCCGAGCGTCGTGCTTATTTTGCTGAGACAGACGAAATCGTTGGCAAAAAAGTACATGCAGCATTCAAGCATGATCTGACTCCTATCGTATGTGTAGGCGAGAAGCTTGAAGAGCGTGAAGCTGGCGAAACCAAAAATGTGTGCAACGTGCAAACGGTAGCGGCATTCCAAGGCTTGTCCGCAGCTCAAGCAGCTGAAGTAGTCGTTGCATATGAGCCAATCTGGGCGATTGGCACAGGCAAATCCTCGACTTCTGAAGATGCACAGGACGTTATCGGTTATATCCGCAGCGTAATTGCAGGTCTTTATGACGATGCTACAGCAGCAGCGGTTCGTATCCAATACGGCGGCAGTGTTAAACCTAACAATGTTGCTGAATATATGGGTCAGCAAGATATCGACGGCGCGCTTGTAGGCGGAGCTAGCCTTGAGCCTGCTTCCTATATCGCACTGATCGAGGGGGCCAAGTAA
- the clpP gene encoding ATP-dependent Clp endopeptidase proteolytic subunit ClpP, which translates to MNFVPMVIEQTNRGERSYDIYSRLLKDRIIFLGSGVNDVVANSIIAQMLFLTADDPEKDISLYINSPGGSITSGMAIYDTMQYIKPDVSTICVGMAASMGAFLLAAGAKGKRYALPNSEVMIHQPLGGAEGQASDIEIRARRIIKMRDHLNGILSERTGQPLERVEKDTDRDYFMSAQEACAYGLVDKVIEKI; encoded by the coding sequence ATGAATTTCGTTCCTATGGTTATTGAGCAAACTAATCGCGGAGAGCGCTCCTATGACATCTATTCCCGGTTATTGAAGGATCGTATTATCTTCTTGGGCTCGGGCGTCAATGACGTTGTAGCCAACTCCATCATCGCACAGATGCTGTTTCTGACAGCAGATGACCCTGAGAAAGACATCTCCCTTTACATTAACAGCCCTGGCGGTTCGATTACCTCGGGTATGGCTATCTATGATACGATGCAATACATCAAGCCTGACGTATCCACCATTTGTGTAGGTATGGCAGCATCGATGGGCGCGTTCCTGCTTGCAGCAGGCGCCAAAGGCAAGCGTTACGCGCTTCCGAACAGCGAGGTTATGATTCACCAGCCGCTGGGCGGCGCTGAAGGCCAAGCGAGCGACATCGAAATCCGTGCTCGCCGCATTATCAAAATGCGCGACCATCTTAACGGAATCCTGTCCGAGCGCACAGGCCAACCGCTTGAGCGCGTTGAGAAGGATACCGATCGCGACTATTTCATGAGCGCCCAAGAAGCTTGCGCGTATGGTCTGGTTGATAAGGTTATTGAGAAAATCTAA
- the gap gene encoding type I glyceraldehyde-3-phosphate dehydrogenase gives MVKVGINGFGRIGRNVFRAALNNADVEIVAVNDLTDTATLAHLLKYDTTHGTLDATVEAKEGAIVVNGREIKVFAERNPENLAWASVGAEIVVESTGIFTAKEKAELHLKGGAKKVIISAPATNEDITVVIGVNEDKYDAAAHTIISNASCTTNCLAPFAKVLNDKFGIVKGMMTTIHSYTNDQSVLDVPHKDLRRARAAAENIIPSSTGAAKAVSLVLPELKGKLNGMAMRVPTPNVSVTDLVAELKVNVTVEEVNAALKEASEGALKGILNYNELPLVSSDYNHDPASSTIDGLSTMVVEGNMVKVISWYDNEWGYSNRVVDLAAYIASKGL, from the coding sequence ATGGTTAAAGTAGGTATTAACGGATTTGGTCGTATTGGTCGTAACGTATTCCGCGCAGCTCTGAACAACGCTGATGTAGAAATCGTAGCAGTAAACGATTTGACAGACACAGCTACACTGGCTCACCTTTTGAAATATGATACAACTCACGGTACTCTTGATGCTACAGTTGAAGCTAAAGAAGGCGCGATTGTAGTTAACGGCCGCGAAATCAAAGTTTTCGCTGAGCGCAACCCTGAAAACCTGGCTTGGGCTTCTGTAGGCGCTGAAATCGTTGTTGAATCCACTGGTATTTTCACAGCTAAAGAAAAAGCTGAGCTTCACCTTAAAGGCGGCGCTAAAAAAGTTATCATCTCCGCTCCTGCTACTAACGAAGATATCACTGTCGTTATCGGCGTTAACGAAGATAAATACGATGCAGCTGCACACACAATCATCTCCAACGCTTCTTGCACAACGAACTGTCTTGCTCCGTTTGCAAAAGTATTGAACGATAAATTCGGCATCGTTAAAGGCATGATGACAACGATCCACTCGTACACAAATGACCAATCCGTTCTGGATGTACCGCACAAAGACCTTCGTCGTGCTCGTGCAGCTGCTGAGAACATCATTCCTTCATCCACTGGCGCTGCTAAAGCAGTATCGCTTGTACTTCCTGAGCTGAAAGGCAAATTGAACGGTATGGCTATGCGTGTTCCTACACCTAACGTTTCCGTAACTGACCTGGTAGCTGAGCTGAAAGTTAACGTAACAGTTGAAGAAGTTAATGCTGCTCTGAAAGAAGCTTCCGAAGGCGCACTTAAAGGCATCTTGAACTACAACGAGCTTCCGCTTGTTTCCAGCGACTACAACCATGACCCTGCTTCCTCCACAATCGACGGCTTGTCGACTATGGTTGTTGAAGGCAACATGGTAAAAGTTATTTCTTGGTACGACAACGAGTGGGGCTACTCGAACCGCGTAGTTGATCTCGCTGCTTATATCGCAAGCAAAGGTCTGTAA